Genomic window (Streptomyces sp. TG1A-60):
GCTGGTCCTGCACGACGCGCAGGTCATGGACGCCGTCGAGGGCGGTGCTCCCGGCTGGACCCCCCGGTTCGTGGACCGCAAGGTCGGCGAGCGGGTCTACAAGGAGCTGCTGCGCTTCGCCACCGAGATGCGGGACTCGCCCGCCCACCCGGCGCGTGGTGCCCTCGACCGGTTCCTCACCGATTTCGCCACCGACCTCCAGTCCGACACGGACACCAGCGCGCGGGTGGAGCGGCTGAAGAGCGAGGTGCTCGGCCGGGGCGAGGTCCAGGACCTCATCGCCTCCGCCTGGACGGCCGTACGGTCGATGATCGTGTCCGCCGCCGAGGACGAGCGCAGCGAGCTGCGGCTGCGTGTGCGGTCCTCGCTGCTGTCGCTGGGCGCGCGGATGGCGACCGAGCCGGGCGTGCAGGCCAAGGTCGACCGGTGGGTGGAGGGCGCGGCCGTGCACGTCGTGACCACGTACCGTCAGGAGATCACCTCCCTCATCACCGAGACCGTGGCGAGCTGGGACGCCGAGCACACGACCAGGAAGATCGAGGCCAACATCGGCCGTGACCTGCAGTTCATCCGTATCAACGGCACGGTGGTGGGTTCGCTGGCGGGGCTGCTGATCTACACGGTGGCGCGGGCGCTGGGGGCGTAGGCCGTACGGCTCTCCTCCCGGCAGCCCGGGCGTGGTCCCCGCCCTGAGTGCGTCCGGCGTACGGCCGACTGAGTACCCGTACTCTGTCGGCCCGCCGTCCGCCCGGGAATCCTCGTACGCATGACCGAGAAGCTGCTCTGCCCCCTGCGCACGCGCCCCTGGCCGGAACGCTGGCTGACCCGCCTGCTCGGCGCCGCCCTCGCCGCGGTCGCGTACCTCCTCTGCCTGCCCTGGGACCTCCGCAACCGGCCGGAGACGGCCGGTTCCGACATCGAGACGACCCCTGTGAGCGTCACGGGGGTCGTCGTCCTCGCCCTCGCCCTGCTGGTCCTCGCGGCCTACTTCGGCCACCGGGACGCCCTGGCCTGGCCGTTGCTCCTGGTCGCCGTCCCGCCGACGGCCCTGATGTACGCGTCCTTCCGCGCCCACCCCGCAGCGGACGCCTCGCTGTGGCCCCTCGCCTGGGCCTTCTTCACCCTGCTGACCGGCGCGTGCGTGCTGGTGGCGGCGTCGGTGGCGCGGGCCTTCCGGGGGAGGCGGTGGAGACGGTGGAGGAGGAGTGGCTGGTCCGGGCCGGTCGGTAGTGAGCAGGCGGGCCGGTCGGCAGTGGGCCGGCGGGCGCCCGTCGGCAGGGAGCCGGGGGCCGGCCCGGACCGCGCTCTCAGGCCCCGGTGGTGGAGCCGGGGCGCACGATCATCAGGACCGTCACCGTGGCCCACAGGAGGTTGAACACGCCGGTGAACATGGCGAGTCGGGCGGTGGCCTTGACGCCGACGCCGACGCCGACGCCGACGCCGACGCCGACCCCGACCGCGGTCGGCGTCGGCGTCGGCGTCGGGGCGGTGCCGCCCGTGTTCCCGTCCGCTTCTCCGCCCTCGCTCCCGGCGCCGATCCCCGCCAGGATCTCCTCCTGCCGGGGCAGCACGAGCGCCAGCAGGACCATGGCCGCGAGGGCGGTCAGCAGCATGGACACGATCAGCCAGGCGTCCGTCAGCACCCCCATGCTCATCGCCGTGGCGAACCCGAGCACCGGTACGGCGATACCGACACCGCCGTACACCCGGCAGATCCGGTGCAGCAGCCGTACGGCCGACACCGCCCGCTCGCTCCCGGGTTCGGCCAGCGCCTTGCGCGCGCTCGGCGGGAACATGCTGGCAGCGACGGTGATGGGCCCGACGGCGATGATCGCGGCCAGGACGTGGAGGGAGAGCAGGAACTTGGTCACGGGTGCACGGTAGGACGCGGGGGTGTCGGCGCGTTCATCTTCGCGGCGACGGGCCTGCTGGACGGCCTGCGCGCCACGACCCACTGGATCGCCGCCCCCGACCTGGCCGCCCGCCATCCGGCGGTGACCGTCGACCCGAACGTCCTCTACGTCGACAACGGCCAGTTCCTGACCTCGGCGGGCGCGGCGGCGGCCATGGACATGTGCCTGCACATGATCCGCAAGGACCACGGCTCGGCGGTCGCCGCGTTCACCGCCCGCATGTGCGTCATGCCCCTCGAACGCGAGGGCGGCCAGGCCCAGTTCATCGTCCACGACCAGCCGTCGGCGCCCGCCGGAGCCACCATGGAACCCCTCCTGCGGTGGCTGGAGGAGAACGTCGAACGCGACCTGACCCTGGACGACATCGCCCTCCACGCCGGCACCAGCGCCCGCACCCTGAACCGCCGCTTCCGCGAACAGACCGGCACGACTCCCCTGCAGTGGCTGCACCGGGCGAGGGTCCGCCGCGCCCAGTACCTCCTGGAGTCCACCGACCACACGGTCGACCGCATCGCCACCCAGGCGGGCTTCGGCTCCCCGACGGCCTTCCGTGACCGCTTCAAGAGGGTGGTGGGCACGAGTCCGTACGCGTACCGGCGGGCGTTCAGGGGGAGTGAGCCCCCGGGCTGCCCTCAGGGGCCACCGCGGACGGCCGGGCCGCTCATCAAAAGAGCTGAGTCAGGGGTTGTCAGGTTTCCTCCTTCGAGCTATATAAGAAGTCGAAGAAACTACCGGGCATCGCACCCAGTGCCACACGAGAGGAGTGACCCGTGATGCTCATGCGTACCGACCCGTTCCGCGAATTCGACCGACTCGCGCAGCAGGTGTTCGGTTCCGACAGCCGGCCCGCCGTCATGCCGATGGACGCCTACCGGTCCGGTGACGACTTCATCGTCCACTTCGACCTCCCGGGCGTGGACCCGGAGACCATCGATCTGGACGTCGAGCGCAACGTCCTGAACGTCCGCGCCGAGCGCCGTTCCCCGGCCCCGGACAGCGCCGAGCTGGTCGCCGCCGAACGCCCCACGGGAGCGTTCAGCCGCCAGCTGTTCCTCGGCGACACCCTCGACGCCGACCGCGTCGACGCCTCGTACGAGGCCGGCGTCCTGACCCTGCGCATCCCGATCGCGGAGAAGGCCAAGCCGCGCAAGATCCAGATCAGCGGCGGCGACGAGCGGCGGCAGCTCGACCGCTGACCCGGAGACGGTCGGCTTTCGTCGGCCACTTCCAGGCGGCCCCGGGCACGCACCCCGAGCGCGTGTCGCCACGACGCTCGGGGTGCGTGAGCGCGGGGCCGCCATCCCCGCGGCAGCGGATCGGATGACACCGTCCCCGCGACAGCGGATCGGATAAGACCATCGGCGCGACAGCGGATCGGATGACACCATCGGCCGATGGTCGCCATCACCACCGGCACACCGAGAGCACGCACCGGACGCCGCTCCTTCACGGGTGAACGTCGCCTGCCGCGCGGCACTAGTTGACGCTTTGTCCTTCGGCGTTCGACGCCTCGGCGGCTGCGCCGGAGCCCAACTTCTTGAGTACCGCTCGCTTCGCCGCGACATGGCGCGCGACCACCTTGCGGTCGTCCGACCCGAGCACCCGCTTCTCCACCGAGCGCTGCACCTTGCCCACGGCCTCGGCGAGCTCCGTCGCCGCCTGGCACCGCGCGTCTGCCTCCGCCGTACGGATCTCCTCCCGCCCCAGTGCCGTCAGCGAGGCCGGATCGCCGGAGGCCTTCGGCAGACGGCGGTTCAACCGCTCCCGTACCGCCTGGAGGTCGGCCGCGCGATGTCCCGCCTCCTCCATACAGGAGGACCAACGCCGCACTGCCGCACGGTAGTCGGCATCCTTCTCCACGGCGGTCAGCACCCGGGCCGACAGCACCGCGACCACGGGCTCCGTGCGGTCCCACGCGGCGCCGTAGACCTCGACACGGGCCTGAGTGACACAGCCGTCCTCGGAGTACTCCACATGGGAGCCGTCCGGCAGTGGTACCGACACCCGGTGCGCGGCGGTGCCCAGCAGGGCCCGCCGCCACGCGGGGTCGCGGGGCTCGTCGTCGGCGGGCGGCGGGGAGGACCGCACGTGCAGGAACTCGCCCACGATGCCGTACCCGTCCGTCGCCGCCCGCCGGGCGGTCAACAGCCCGTAGGGATTGGTCTCCTCGCCGCGTGC
Coding sequences:
- a CDS encoding protease; the protein is MTKFLLSLHVLAAIIAVGPITVAASMFPPSARKALAEPGSERAVSAVRLLHRICRVYGGVGIAVPVLGFATAMSMGVLTDAWLIVSMLLTALAAMVLLALVLPRQEEILAGIGAGSEGGEADGNTGGTAPTPTPTPTAVGVGVGVGVGVGVGVKATARLAMFTGVFNLLWATVTVLMIVRPGSTTGA
- a CDS encoding Hsp20/alpha crystallin family protein; the encoded protein is MLMRTDPFREFDRLAQQVFGSDSRPAVMPMDAYRSGDDFIVHFDLPGVDPETIDLDVERNVLNVRAERRSPAPDSAELVAAERPTGAFSRQLFLGDTLDADRVDASYEAGVLTLRIPIAEKAKPRKIQISGGDERRQLDR